AGGGTCTCTAACTTGTAAGATTCTCGTCCCAATGTCTTTCTGACCTTGTAAGGTCCTTCCCAGTTAGAGGCTAGCTTTCCTCTCTCCCCTACTCCTGATGCCTCAATCTTCCTCAGAACCAAATCTCCTTGTtgaaaaaacctttctttaacccgtctattgtaatagagggaggctctttGTTGATGCTCTGCATTGCAGGCGTTGCCCTCGTCCCTGACCTCGTCAATGAGATCGAGGgcgagcctcatgccttcttcgTTTGTCTCTGGCTCGTAAGCTTCGATCCTAGGGGATCCATGAGTGATCTCAAGGGGCACCACTGCGTCGGCTCCGTAAGCCAACATGAATGGGGTTGCCTCAGTTGTCACTTTGCAGGTGGTGTGATATGCCCAAAGTATAGGCAGCAACTCATCCACCCAAGTATTTCTCGAGTATTCCACCCtcttcttaagtccatcaaggatgattctgttagcaaTTTCCGCTTGCCCGTTTGCCTGAGGATGTGCAACTGAGGTGAAGCGAAGTTCTATGCTATTATCATCGCAGTGCTCTTTGAACACTGCattatcaaattgtttcccattatCCGTGACAAGGATGCGAGGGATTCCATATTGGCATATCACATTCTCCCAGAAAAATTGGGCAAtttgcttggtggttatcttggctagtgcCTTAGCCTTAATCCACTTCGTGAAGTAGTTTATCGCTACTACAATGAACTTCCTCTATCCCGATGCTACAGGAAATGATCCAAGTATGTCCATTCCCCATATTGCAAAAGGGATGGGTGTGATGATCGACGTAAGCCTCTCTGGGGGTTGTCGTACTATTGGTGCGTGCCTCTGGCATCTGTTAAATTTTTTCACATAAGCCTTTGCATCGGCTAACATAGTTGGCCAGTAAAACCCCAAccgagttatcttgtgagcgagggccCTACCTCCCAAGTGCTGTCCATAAATTCCTTCATGGGCTTCTTTTAGTGCCTCCTCTACTTCAAGAGGTCTTAAGAATTTTAAGTACGGAATAACAAAGGACCTTTTGTAAAGAAAGCATTCAATCAGTGAGTATCTCAATGCTCTAACCGACAACTTACGAGCCTCCTGGGCATCGTCGGGGAGCCACCCAGTTTCCAAGTGAGTTTTGATCAGGTCTATCCAACAGCTAGCCACACCGACTGGTGCTATCAGATTTATGACATGAATAGTAGGGGTCTTCAAGACCTGAAAGTAAATACTCCTCGGATAATTCTCTATCTCGGACGAGGCGAACTGAGATAAGGCATCCGCCgtagtgttctcctctctcgGAACATGTTCTGTGTACCATTCATCGAACTAAGTCGGTATTCCCTTTACGACTCTCAGGTACTTGGCCATTCTATCATCTTTGGCCTCAAACTCCCCATTAACTTGAGCAACTACGAGTCTCGAGTCTTCACAGACCTTCAGGTTTTTGGCCCTCACGGCTTTAGCCAAGCCTAAGCCAGCTATGaatgcttcatattctgcttcgttGTTTATAGTCGGAAAATCCAACTTCAGAGCATACTCAATCATAAACGCCTCAGGGCTTTGCAACACTAGGCCTGCACCACTAGATTTTATTTTTGGACgctccgtcaaaatggagaacccaatattcttaCAGAGTTGCTTCTTCATCCTTCTCCCCTTCTCCAGGGGTTACTATCTcttgcccccgacttcttggtcgttaatagtacattcgaccacgaagtctgctaaggcctgagccttgattgttattcccagtggactaacaatgagatttacagaagggggggttgaatgtaaatctcaaaactttttcaagttttgagcaatttgtaagactaagtgtttgagtgatcaaatgtgtgtaaattgcttggagctgatgtagacagatatatatatttaaacacaaatgtaatgaacacaaagaacttaaaaacttttctggtggatttgttgttccaccagagatgtgttatttcagaaaatctgtgattcaaaattaaatcacagctgcttcctagtacaaactagatgattttctctcttgatatttctaaacagctcagggaaaattcacttctaattactagctgctacttggtttatataacaccaagtttacaagtgaagacaaagataaagtacaataggacaatagttctccacttgtttctgttccatttttatccagtataatatggaattatctgttgactttccattatgaaccagactaaaaacggctgctttttctgctgttcctgaaataggctaccacatctctgtcaatccatgtgcctctgtcagctttgttaactgtcactatcaactgctatgagactgagcatccgttgaagctttcatccgttgatggctttatccgttgatgctctagcagtgcatccgttgaagctttcatccgttgatggctttatccgttgatgttcTAGCAgttcatccgttgaagctttcatccgttgatggctttatccgttgatgctctagcagttgaagttttatccgttgaagcacgtatccgttgaagcgttagagacatccgttgacacttcttcacttatacaaaattacaaggcatgaaatatttacaattagccatcctacttgtacatccattagtagtcaacatgactgattatctcctaacaacatctaagaattacagcttgaaaccagagagtgagatgtgctacaataccaaacttattgctaagtaaggctactccttcaacggatagccaagatggtcttatccgttgaggctacaaacactagatttctacttaagtgttttgctgaacttatcatcaaactaatacacatattcctaacaatctccccctatttatgtctactagaactgtaggcataaatttgggtttagcttgatgataacaaaacacttaacaaatatataaactgtaacaaagcagaaattcaaaagtgctgcaaaagtgtatatgctgagatgaaattgaagaaatacattgtttccaagggtgctcctttagcctgagcaaattactttcttttcctttgatccctggttttctttcctagcctcctgtcattctcctctatttaaagttgaagttgtctgtagaattcagcttcatcttcttcattgatatctaacttagattgcatatccttgagagtttcattactggcaatctttagttgatcttcaattctgaaaaatcttctgactcctttgttgtctctgaactccatcaaccaatgaggtgatttgtgaattgtaatacctctctctggaatgagtaaagttctaggcaaagcattgggctccctccaagttttccttatgttggcaatcttgttgagaatctcagtcctggcagttctggtaaagccagaatccttatgtatggctgagtagactctaatcaaggtagtgtagccttcattcagaattctgtgaagaggccatgttctttccccagctcctttgtatttgaacactagtctttctggtagctgtctataggcagctattccccttacatcctccagctcatccagatagagttcaatgtctgaaaattcttttatgtcacagatgtgaacataatcatctttagagttttgaggtttggacttaggcttctgtgtgaatttgattgaggctttagagggtgttgatttgattcttcttttctgcttctttgatggtggagaagaggttaggaaggtgggcaatttgatggtgtcccaatcaattggttcctccttgggaatgattgtttcaccatgaatgttcatgaaggggtcaggtacaatgggttcaggaatagagggtagtggtttggatattgattgggtttcttcagtcttatctaccttctttctctttgcattgaccttctttcttttccctttctgccattcttccttacttctttcctccatctcagtaccaaccatgtcccccatagcttcatcttcacctttgtcttcaatttctttctgatcttcagcctgactGTTTTacaagctttgcttgtgctcttttgtcagcctttagctgtttggcttcttccttcaaccttttggtttctttcttcttggctattgagaatttgggatgtccttgcatcacacatatgctttttccctctctgaaaataatagccatgtttctccttacagcctcatccatggtctctttgagatatgcaatacttcttcctaaaagcttgtcctcatctgcttttggaagaggaaaatccacctcttttagaggattctttgtagagtccttattggatctgttgttgggcttgagaaccataggttgcagatctttggaagaagtttctccatccttatgcctccctactggcttgagttccataataattgattccacttttgtgctgtgcttcacagattgtgattgagaagttgtagaaccaaatattagttgcatcttttcatcaatcttcttcctttgctctttgacttgcaattcagctgctgctatctggattagatcaattccatctagctttcctttgacttgaattggtggagaagttgtgatgacaggaactagcacttgagaaatctgaactgttgtagatggctctccttccccttcccctttattctccccctttttgttatcatcaagggtaggggtcaagccttgtgcttgtgccagctgcatgagtagatttgtttgagtttgttgattctgaagaatggtgaccatagagtcttcaatgatttgaaccctatcttccaatctggccagcctcttgtcagcatcagagctcttccttagtctccccaacaaatcttgcatagtaccatagggtataactgaatctaatttctcagcattgtaggatttcagatcagcaatgtccagcttgagctcatccacacttagattttgctggtaatgctgcaactgcaagagatgcagagattccatatgagcttgaagaattgccttggtaccagcatcctgagtctcctgaatggcctgctgaattgtcatgacttgtttgaccaaagtgacaccaaactctcctggtgttgatggttttgcccatgcccatgcaggaagattaggaacagaacttgggcctgctactccccctaagttcatgctctcattcaaagaattagagtcatcatcattagaatttactccaaattcttcagatggctcaccagcttgagaaggcagcctgttgacaacagctttgtctctgagaagagattctgaagtgtgtacaatgtgtagtgtctgttctgcctcaACATTGCCCTGTGCaaccaataattgataggctgaaacagggtgagtaaaagtgtcagcatccaaggaaatgttatcaatgacagctttgtagtgttgctgaaattgtcttcccttatctgcatcatccactttcattaactcactagcaatggctggatccacccttatagctcctgtacctgcctttctctcaatttctctcttttcttgcatcaggggctccccctggctcacacacaccctcacaccctcaccttcaccttctaaggtggcactcctctcacttacttttgccatgctggaagaaatagcatgcatttggtgactctcaacctctcctttttcctgggagcaacccagcctctcactcaaaaaatcactcccttccctcaagcctaaaagtgattgtacagttgccatgtcctctacagttggagttgtttctgttaagtgtgtagaggccatcaacggatagggagtatccgttgaggtggaaactgatggtatcaacggataactgctgttaagcttatccgttgaagaacaaccacttgtcaacggatgagagatatccgttgaagaaggaaatgatgtagagatagaaagtgatataattgttgaatctgtgtggattgattttaagtgaggtgacacagattctgcaactacatctgaaagaattggctgatgatccaacaaatcatctaaaagatgatgatcaccaggttttgagtggggctcctccctgagttttaatgagggagaatcaggaattgatgtgaatatcatatccacatccagagagggtgtaggagagtttgaggaatggtgtgtgtctatattgagagaatggggctgtgattccacatttgctggaatcacatcaagctgaatttgagaaggcatactggtgggtgtatctgtgctgtgtgtgtcccttttgtggaaactagggttttggccttcttcttccttgaaaaggcttgaattggtgaatgtgtagctgcagtgtccctccctcttttgttctgtgtccctggatggggactattttcaatagttacatccttttgggaggatgcaactagggatgtgctggactccttttgaaccactacagtcttttgagagactgtggcttggctggaatgggtaccactcacctctcccaccttatcctggggggctttttgatgttcacccctcccctcaccactcataccctgttcactcccttcagggtttatggtagttgttacaactgttgtcttttgagaaacaacagaggtaggtttctttgacttgactttggagattttggatttggtggctttggtaggagcctgtttggacaatgacacaggttccatagccacactagaaggcaaagaaacattggggttggaaatagtaggagttatagaaacatttacctcacttacctgtggtgcattcatgattggcaagtataccaatggcacctggctgttgaggttcattctcaaaaggtctgcaaggacccttttctcttgtgcccatcatttgagtttattattctcattggatataaccaaaccttcagcaacatggttagccaataacataaagaatctagcaaagtagatgttatgtggtctattagctttgttacctaatctggaacctaattctagcataacaccgttgctaaaattaaagtacctatcagaaactagcatatagagcatattaacaagagatgaagtgatagcatcaaaattgctaatcttcccagagaaaaccttaataaaggcatcttcaagaaaactccattctttcctaaggcctttccttctaatactacctaaactagcagaatcaaaagcatagcctatggaatctagcatagcagagacatctttatcagtgtgtggtgtcatggcattattctcaggcaacttaaagcaagattgtaaatcatcgcaattaatgcaatagtccttacctttgagagagaaggcaatagtcatatctgtggagttgaactctgcagttgtccaaatctcctcaatcacttcacagtagatggttggggcttccagcattgcatagctcattttgcagttcttgatgaagtccatcatcttgtgataatcagaatgggcttccttcttttcaactaagactatgaaattattcttttcataaacaaatactgtttgagacataattttgactactggtgccatttttgtgagtagaggttgcagagaagaacttgagaattgagagagaaagagaatgataattgcaagaaagcgtaaagtgaaaacaagaattcaattgggcttttatactttcttgaattaaaacacaaattaaaataattaaatgatacttttaagtaagtgaaagccgttcaggaataaatgaaactgtagaaattctgaaaactaccgtaaatacaaatacatacaacactgtatatctgtatcaacggttgagtaaaagaatcaacggctgtgacttactaacgtgacacatcaacggataaggtaaatagttatccgttgatgaacaacactattttatccgttgaaggataaaattaccagaaatgtatttgtctttcaacggataatgaatatccgttgatagaacaattttggctttcaacggatagggaatatccgttgataggataagtcttgattaaagccaactttgttcttgcagcaaattcatttcaggctacaagacagattgcatagatgacatagattatgaatagttaagcatacctaactcacttactaatattgtgaatgttgattcatcaagtggcttggtaaatatatctgcaatctgcttttcacttagaacaaaatgaagttccactgtacctttcatcacatgttccctaataaagtggtactttatatcaatgtgcttggttcttgagtgctgcactggattttcagtaatggcaatggcacttgtgttgtcacaaaatattggaattttgtcaacagttataccatagtcaaataactgattcctcatccacagtatttgtgcacagcagctaccagctgcaatgtattcagcttcagctgttgatgtggaaacggaattctgcttcttgctgaaccatgatacaagcttgtttcctagaaattgacaggtgcctgttgtgcttttcctgtctaatttgcaacctgcataatctgcatctgagtagccaattagatcaaaaccagactctctagggtaccaaattcctagatttggagtccctttgagatatctaaaaattcttttaatagccactaagtgagattctttagggtcagcttgaaatctagcacagagacatgtagaaaacataatatcaggtctactggcagttaaatataaaagtgagccaaccatgcctctataacttgtaatatccacagacttttcagccttgtttaattcaagcttggtggcagtggccatgggagtttttgcaggtgaacaatccattaagtcaaacttctttaaaagatcataaatatatttagtttgactaatgaaaattccaccactaacttgtttaacttgtaaaccaagaaagtaagttagctctcccatcatgctcatttcatatttactttgcattaatttagcaaactttttacaaagtttatcatctgtagatccaaatataatatcatctacataaatttgtacaagtatcttagagccattaacatttctaaagaagagagttttgtcaacagtacctcttgtgaagtgattatctagaaggaactttgataaagtctcataccaggctctaggtgcttgctttagtccatagagtgctttcaacaaataatacacattgtttggaaaatttggatcttcaaaacctggaggttggcttacataaacttcttcctccaattcctcatttagaaatgcactcttgacatccatctgatagactttgaaattggcattagctgcataggctagaaaaattctgatggcttcaagtcttgcaactggagcaaatgtttcatcaaaatctattccctcttgttgagaatagcctttggcaaccaatctggctttattccttatgacaatgccattttcatctatcttgtttctgaatacccattttgtgtcaatagaactcttgttctttggcttgggtaccagcttccacactttattcctctcaaattggtttagctcctcttgcatagctaaaatccaatctggatccaaaagagcttcttccactcgcttaggttcctcctgtgatagaaagctactatacagacattcatcttgagtagcccttctagtttgtactttagatgtagcatcaccaatgatcagttcaaaagggtgattcttggtccatttcctttgaggtggtagattagcccttgatgaggttgcctcagtattgtcatgatgtgagatagaatgttg
The sequence above is drawn from the Apium graveolens cultivar Ventura chromosome 2, ASM990537v1, whole genome shotgun sequence genome and encodes:
- the LOC141702338 gene encoding uncharacterized protein LOC141702338 — its product is MKKQLCKNIGFSILTERPKIKSSGAGLVLQSPEAFMIEYALKLDFPTINNEAEYEAFIAGLGLAKAVRAKNLKVCEDSRLVVAQVNGEFEAKDDRMAKSFVIPYLKFLRPLEVEEALKEAHEGIYGQHLGGRALAHKITRLGFYWPTMLADAKAYVKKFNRCQRHAPIVRQPPERLTSIITPIPFAIWGMDILGSFPAKALAKITTKQIAQFFWENVICQYGIPRILVTDNGKQFDNAVFKEHCDDNSIELRFTSVAHPQANGQAEIANRIILDGLKKRVEYSRNTWVDELLPILWAYHTTCKVTTEATPFMLAYGADAVVPLEITHGSPRIEAYEPETNEEGMRLALDLIDEVRDEGNACNAEHQQRASLYYNRRVKERFFQQGDLVLRKIEASGVGERGKLASNWEGPYKVRKTLGRESYKLETLNGDEVPRTWHASNLKDYYI